Proteins from one Arsenophonus apicola genomic window:
- the dam gene encoding adenine-specific DNA-methyltransferase, with product MKKKRAFLKWAGGKYLLVEEIKKYLPEGDCLVEPFVGAGSVFLNTNYNAYILADINNDLINLYNTVKYHADTFVQHSRKLFNSEFNTPEQYYRLRTEFNLCNNSQRRSELFLYLNRHCYNGLCRYNSKGEFNVPFGRYKKPYFPEDELYWFAEKAQKAIFICQTYQETLLSVNKSAVVYCDPPYTPLSDTANFTAYHTNSFGNKEQYNLAQIAYHLSSTRGIPVLISNHDTPATREWYHHAKLNVVKVRRTISRNSLARRKVDELLAFYNPTYKKK from the coding sequence ATGAAGAAAAAACGCGCTTTTTTAAAATGGGCTGGCGGTAAATATCTTCTGGTAGAAGAAATTAAAAAATATCTACCAGAAGGTGATTGTCTGGTAGAGCCATTTGTCGGGGCAGGTTCAGTATTTTTGAATACCAACTATAATGCTTACATCCTAGCTGACATTAATAATGATCTTATCAATTTATATAATACCGTAAAATACCATGCTGATACATTTGTACAGCATTCACGTAAGCTTTTTAACTCTGAGTTTAATACGCCTGAGCAATACTACCGTTTACGAACTGAATTTAACCTATGTAATAATTCTCAACGCCGTAGTGAACTATTTTTATATCTTAATCGTCATTGCTACAATGGTCTTTGTCGCTATAATTCAAAAGGTGAATTTAACGTTCCATTTGGTCGTTATAAAAAACCTTATTTTCCCGAAGATGAACTCTATTGGTTTGCTGAAAAAGCACAAAAAGCTATTTTTATCTGCCAAACCTATCAAGAAACATTGCTATCAGTAAATAAAAGTGCTGTTGTTTACTGTGATCCACCCTATACACCGCTTTCAGATACAGCTAATTTTACCGCCTATCATACAAATAGTTTTGGCAACAAAGAACAATACAATCTGGCTCAAATCGCTTATCACTTATCATCAACACGCGGAATACCAGTATTAATATCAAATCATGATACACCAGCGACTAGAGAATGGTATCATCACGCCAAGCTAAATGTTGTTAAAGTACGTAGAACAATTAGTCGCAATAGCCTTGCTCGTAGAAAAGTCGACGAACTTTTGGCATTCTATAATCCAACTTATAAAAAAAAGTAA
- a CDS encoding secretin N-terminal domain-containing protein: protein MNLLNLILIVVLITLFSVNAIAAREPFTPPKIEEIIENNVTHTLPIPEEKSDIHYLTYPLQYAEAELLASQLSQKNPPLLTKKGKVFADKQTNNLIFEDTQRHIERLQSWLKKIDIPQQQVQITAYIINTSREALYELGIFWELSADKMNQVGISRLNIHQPTPSSIPHIAFNIAKIKSHLLSLELSALEQENQLSIIASPRLMASHNQSASIKQGTEIPYIIQSNKKSQIKFKEAILGMEVTPTILRGGKVRLSLKISQNSPNTTLLANTYQHIAINKQEISTQVTINHGETLILGGIFQQKKNNQQQKIPYLAEIPFFGQLFTKDGKQTYHRELVIFITPQLINI, encoded by the coding sequence ATGAATTTACTTAATTTAATATTAATTGTAGTTTTAATAACATTATTTAGCGTTAATGCTATAGCCGCCAGAGAACCCTTTACCCCGCCAAAAATAGAAGAAATTATTGAAAACAATGTTACTCATACATTACCAATACCTGAAGAAAAGAGTGATATACATTATCTAACTTACCCCCTGCAATATGCTGAAGCAGAATTATTAGCATCTCAACTTTCACAAAAAAATCCCCCCTTACTCACCAAAAAAGGAAAAGTTTTCGCCGATAAACAGACCAATAACTTAATTTTTGAAGATACTCAGAGACACATTGAACGGCTTCAATCCTGGCTAAAAAAAATTGATATTCCACAACAACAAGTACAAATCACAGCCTATATTATCAATACAAGTCGAGAGGCTTTATATGAACTAGGTATCTTTTGGGAACTCAGTGCCGATAAAATGAACCAAGTCGGAATTAGCAGGCTGAATATTCATCAACCAACACCATCTTCAATTCCACATATCGCTTTCAATATTGCCAAAATTAAAAGTCACTTATTGTCACTGGAATTGAGTGCTTTAGAACAAGAAAATCAACTATCTATCATTGCCAGCCCCAGATTGATGGCCTCTCATAACCAATCGGCCAGCATTAAGCAAGGCACAGAAATTCCTTATATCATTCAAAGTAATAAAAAAAGTCAGATAAAATTTAAAGAAGCAATACTAGGAATGGAAGTTACGCCTACCATTTTACGAGGAGGTAAAGTTCGTCTATCGCTAAAAATTAGTCAAAATAGCCCCAATACTACTCTACTAGCAAATACTTACCAACATATTGCAATTAATAAACAAGAAATATCAACGCAAGTTACGATTAATCATGGAGAAACACTTATTTTAGGTGGAATTTTCCAACAGAAAAAAAACAATCAACAACAAAAAATTCCTTACCTAGCAGAAATTCCTTTCTTTGGCCAGTTATTCACCAAAGATGGAAAACAAACTTATCACAGAGAATTAGTCATATTTATAACACCTCAATTAATTAATATTTAA
- a CDS encoding PilN domain-containing protein, whose protein sequence is MANHNKRQLYLLKQIPNILPTGSWLEGLSSQGDKLIIEANSHDYHEILSSMRQLTEQKLVTQIQLETIQLTSQNIQKTTLNANWLRSEEQYDKK, encoded by the coding sequence ATCGCTAACCACAACAAACGACAACTTTATTTACTAAAACAAATTCCAAATATTCTGCCAACAGGTAGTTGGTTAGAAGGGCTTTCAAGCCAAGGAGATAAATTAATAATTGAAGCAAATAGCCATGATTATCATGAAATTTTATCGTCCATGCGCCAATTAACCGAGCAAAAGTTAGTAACTCAAATCCAATTAGAAACAATACAACTAACCTCACAGAATATTCAAAAAACCACATTAAATGCAAACTGGCTACGTTCGGAGGAACAATATGATAAAAAATAA
- the pilM gene encoding pilus assembly protein PilM — protein MLLHKWQIGLDIHHNKIQLVAATRHRHGWQLRECWQHSLPIIKTQDTETQNIRITTLKNILQQWCKKLPNNCDARFSLSTLQILKSHFLLPEKITLTEPEIGWLVHSKAETLFPMDISELVLDYRIYQKQIYLCATRRSDIVFWSELLHEVGFSLSVIDISPNALRYLAHKASITDNTWLIYRRQQEWICAGPLYQSIHYQPLEITEVDSIEKLVLLLPKETQQQPNTIFYLGNDIKHHHFSTWSLLDSFQYYSIKLPKDFHNFAIAAGLALREVDK, from the coding sequence ATGCTTTTACACAAATGGCAGATTGGCCTTGATATACATCATAATAAAATTCAACTTGTGGCTGCTACTCGACACAGACATGGCTGGCAACTTCGCGAATGTTGGCAACATTCTTTACCAATCATTAAAACCCAAGATACTGAAACCCAAAATATTCGTATAACCACGCTAAAAAATATCCTGCAACAATGGTGCAAAAAACTACCTAACAATTGTGATGCAAGATTCTCTTTATCGACATTACAAATCCTAAAATCTCACTTCCTTTTACCCGAAAAAATAACACTAACTGAACCAGAAATTGGCTGGCTGGTCCATAGTAAAGCTGAAACCCTATTTCCTATGGATATCAGTGAGCTTGTTCTGGATTATCGTATTTATCAAAAGCAAATTTACCTTTGTGCGACTAGACGTAGTGATATTGTTTTTTGGTCTGAATTATTGCATGAAGTAGGTTTTTCACTTTCTGTCATCGATATATCTCCTAATGCCCTTCGTTACTTAGCACACAAAGCCTCTATTACTGATAACACTTGGCTTATTTATCGGCGACAACAAGAGTGGATATGTGCTGGCCCTTTATATCAATCAATACACTACCAGCCACTTGAGATAACTGAGGTAGACTCTATAGAAAAACTAGTATTATTACTACCTAAAGAAACCCAACAACAACCTAATACTATTTTTTACCTCGGTAACGATATAAAGCATCATCATTTTTCCACTTGGTCTCTGTTAGATTCTTTTCAATATTACTCTATCAAGTTACCAAAAGATTTCCATAATTTTGCGATCGCCGCAGGTTTAGCCCTTCGTGAGGTAGATAAATGA
- the trpS gene encoding tryptophan--tRNA ligase, producing the protein MNTPPIKSTNTLKKPIVFSGAQPSGELTIGNYIGALRQWVHMQDKYDCIYCIVDQHAITVRQDPKELRKRTLDTLALYLACGIDVKKSIIFVQSHVPQHAQLSWALNCYTYFGELSRMTQFKDKSTRHAENINAGLFDYPVLMAADILLYQTNQVPVGIDQKQHLELSRDIAQRFNSLYGEIFTIPDPFIPEKGARVMSLQEPQKKMSKSDDNRNNVITLLENPKSAAKKIKRAVTDSDEPPQIYYDLENKPGISNLIDILSGITAISTSEIEKQFAGKMYGDLKNTVAEAVSDMLINIQSRFDEFRNNEKLLNDIMSEGASKAEARAQITLSKVYDAIGFINPIKN; encoded by the coding sequence ATGAATACACCCCCAATAAAATCAACTAATACTCTCAAAAAACCTATTGTATTCAGTGGGGCTCAACCGTCTGGGGAATTAACCATCGGCAACTATATTGGCGCATTACGTCAATGGGTTCACATGCAAGATAAATATGACTGTATTTATTGTATTGTTGATCAACATGCCATTACAGTCCGTCAAGATCCCAAAGAGTTAAGAAAGCGTACGCTTGATACATTAGCCTTATATCTAGCTTGCGGTATCGATGTTAAAAAAAGTATTATTTTTGTTCAATCCCATGTTCCTCAACATGCTCAACTTAGCTGGGCCCTTAACTGTTACACCTATTTTGGTGAATTAAGCCGCATGACACAATTTAAAGACAAATCAACCCGTCATGCTGAAAATATTAATGCTGGATTATTTGATTATCCAGTATTAATGGCTGCAGATATTTTACTTTACCAGACAAACCAAGTCCCGGTTGGTATTGATCAAAAACAACATTTAGAATTAAGCCGTGATATCGCTCAACGTTTTAATTCGCTCTATGGTGAAATATTTACTATACCCGATCCCTTTATTCCGGAAAAAGGCGCGCGGGTTATGTCTCTACAAGAACCGCAAAAAAAGATGTCAAAATCAGACGATAATCGCAATAATGTTATAACCTTATTAGAAAATCCTAAATCAGCAGCTAAAAAGATAAAACGTGCTGTCACTGACTCTGACGAGCCACCACAAATTTACTATGATTTAGAAAATAAACCGGGTATTTCTAATCTAATAGATATCCTTTCTGGCATAACAGCTATATCTACCTCGGAGATAGAAAAACAATTTGCTGGAAAAATGTATGGCGATCTTAAAAACACTGTTGCTGAAGCTGTTTCTGATATGTTAATAAATATCCAAAGTCGTTTTGATGAATTTCGTAATAACGAAAAATTATTAAATGATATTATGTCTGAAGGTGCTAGCAAAGCAGAGGCTCGCGCTCAAATAACGCTTAGTAAAGTTTATGATGCTATTGGTTTTATTAATCCTATAAAAAATTAA
- the acs gene encoding acetate--CoA ligase has translation MISTFKYPIPTEIAARTLINKKQYLQDYQLSLEDPDAFWREKGQIVDWIKPYTKVKNTSFDPGHINIQWFEDGTLNLSTNCLDRHLQLRGDQTAIIWEGDDPSQFYHITYRQLHHDVCLFANALKKLGIKKGDVVAIYMPMIPESAIAMLACTRIGAIHSVIFAGFSPEAIAGRITDSKAKLIITADEGLRANRTIPLKKNVDEALKNPTVKTINNVIVFKRTGNQIDWQQKRDHWWHEIIKGLNADCPAEEMNAEDPLFILYTSGSTGKPKGILHTTGGYLVYISLTFKYAFDYQAKETYWCTADIGWITGHSYLIYGPLSNGATTLMFEGVPNYPSINRMSQVIDKHKVNILYTAPTAIRALMAEGDKAIEGTQRNSLKILGYVGEPINPEAWEWYYKKIGNSHCPIIDTWWQTETGGFMLLPLPGATELKPGSATLPFFGIKPELIDNLGNLLEGIAEGNLVIMDSWPGQARTIYGDHERFEQTYFSLFKGMYFSGDGARRDEDGYYWITGRVDDVLNISGHRLGTAEIESALVAFPKIAEAAVVGVPHNIKGQAIYAYITLNHGEKPSTELYNDVRNWVRKEIGPIATPDILHWTDALPKTRSGKIMRRILRKIATGDINNLGDTSTLADPSVVEKLLEEKDSINISS, from the coding sequence ATGATATCAACATTCAAGTACCCCATTCCTACTGAAATTGCCGCACGTACCTTAATTAATAAAAAACAGTATTTACAAGATTATCAATTATCACTTGAAGATCCTGACGCATTTTGGCGAGAAAAAGGTCAAATCGTTGATTGGATAAAACCTTATACCAAAGTAAAAAACACTTCATTTGACCCGGGTCACATTAACATCCAATGGTTTGAAGACGGCACTTTAAATTTAAGTACTAACTGCCTAGATCGCCATTTACAATTACGTGGTGATCAAACTGCAATCATTTGGGAAGGCGATGACCCATCACAATTTTATCATATAACCTACCGCCAACTTCATCATGATGTCTGTCTATTTGCCAATGCGTTAAAAAAACTAGGCATCAAAAAAGGCGATGTTGTTGCCATTTATATGCCGATGATACCTGAATCCGCTATCGCCATGTTAGCATGCACACGCATTGGCGCTATTCACTCTGTTATCTTTGCTGGATTTTCACCAGAAGCTATTGCAGGACGCATTACTGACAGTAAAGCTAAACTTATTATTACCGCAGATGAAGGGTTAAGAGCAAATCGTACTATACCGCTGAAAAAAAATGTTGATGAAGCGTTAAAAAACCCGACTGTCAAAACAATTAATAATGTTATTGTTTTTAAGCGAACCGGTAATCAAATCGACTGGCAACAAAAACGTGATCACTGGTGGCATGAAATTATTAAAGGGCTTAACGCTGATTGTCCTGCTGAAGAAATGAATGCAGAAGATCCTTTATTTATTCTTTATACCTCAGGTTCAACAGGTAAACCAAAAGGCATTTTACACACCACTGGAGGCTATTTAGTTTATATTTCTCTTACTTTCAAATACGCCTTTGACTATCAGGCAAAAGAAACTTATTGGTGTACTGCTGATATAGGTTGGATAACAGGTCATAGTTACTTAATTTATGGCCCTCTATCCAATGGCGCCACTACGTTAATGTTTGAAGGAGTACCTAACTATCCAAGTATAAACCGTATGAGCCAAGTAATTGATAAACATAAAGTAAATATTTTATATACTGCACCAACGGCAATACGTGCTTTGATGGCCGAAGGTGATAAAGCTATTGAAGGTACCCAGCGTAATTCTTTAAAAATTTTAGGCTATGTCGGTGAACCTATTAACCCAGAAGCTTGGGAATGGTACTACAAAAAAATAGGTAATAGCCATTGCCCTATTATTGATACATGGTGGCAAACTGAAACCGGCGGTTTTATGCTTTTACCTTTACCGGGAGCTACTGAACTTAAACCAGGATCTGCCACATTACCTTTTTTTGGTATTAAGCCCGAGCTTATTGATAACTTGGGTAATTTACTTGAAGGTATTGCTGAAGGCAATCTTGTCATCATGGATTCGTGGCCAGGGCAAGCTAGAACAATTTATGGTGACCATGAACGCTTTGAACAAACCTATTTTTCACTATTTAAAGGTATGTATTTCAGTGGGGACGGTGCTCGCCGCGATGAAGACGGTTATTATTGGATAACCGGTCGTGTTGACGACGTTTTAAATATTTCGGGCCATCGTTTAGGTACAGCCGAAATCGAATCCGCACTTGTAGCCTTCCCTAAAATTGCTGAGGCTGCCGTCGTTGGTGTTCCACATAATATTAAAGGACAAGCAATTTACGCCTACATTACATTAAATCATGGAGAAAAACCTTCAACAGAACTTTATAATGACGTACGCAATTGGGTGCGTAAAGAAATTGGTCCAATAGCCACACCAGATATTCTTCATTGGACTGATGCTTTACCAAAAACTCGCTCAGGTAAAATTATGCGACGTATTCTAAGAAAGATTGCCACTGGTGATATAAACAATTTAGGAGATACATCAACCTTAGCCGATCCTAGTGTTGTTGAAAAATTACTAGAAGAAAAGGATTCAATCAATATTTCTAGTTAG
- the rpe gene encoding ribulose-phosphate 3-epimerase, which yields MKDFLIAPSILSANFACLGEDTENVIKAGADIVHFDVMDNHYVPNLTFGPMICKALRDYGIKAPIDVHLMVKPVDRLIPDFAKAGATYITFHAEASEHIDRTLQLIKDNGCKAGLAFNPATPLNYLDYVIDKLDMILIMSVNPGFGGQSFIPQTLNKLRQVRKMIDSNGYNIRLEVDGGINVNNIINVANAGADTFVAGSAIFNQPDYKTVIDAMRKKLAEAI from the coding sequence ATGAAAGATTTTCTGATTGCCCCCTCTATTTTATCCGCAAATTTTGCATGTTTAGGTGAAGATACTGAGAATGTAATTAAAGCTGGAGCAGATATTGTCCATTTTGACGTGATGGATAACCATTATGTCCCCAATTTAACTTTCGGCCCAATGATATGTAAAGCATTGCGCGATTATGGTATTAAAGCTCCCATTGATGTACATTTGATGGTAAAACCAGTAGATAGACTGATCCCAGATTTTGCTAAAGCTGGTGCAACCTATATTACCTTTCACGCTGAAGCAAGCGAGCATATTGATCGCACATTACAATTAATTAAAGATAACGGATGTAAAGCCGGGTTAGCGTTTAATCCTGCAACACCATTGAACTATTTAGATTACGTAATAGATAAATTAGATATGATCCTAATTATGTCGGTAAATCCTGGTTTTGGTGGGCAATCTTTTATTCCACAAACCCTAAATAAATTGCGTCAAGTTCGTAAAATGATTGATAGTAATGGTTATAATATTCGCCTAGAAGTTGATGGTGGCATCAATGTTAATAATATTATTAATGTTGCAAATGCAGGCGCTGACACTTTTGTCGCAGGTTCTGCAATCTTTAATCAACCAGATTACAAAACTGTCATTGATGCTATGCGTAAAAAATTAGCTGAGGCGATTTAA
- the aroB gene encoding 3-dehydroquinate synthase, which translates to MEKLTVTLGERSYPISIAFGLLNSPDAFLPLKSGDYAMIVTNKTLHSLYSTRVKTTLTKMGVKVDEIILPDGEQYKTLAILDTVFTALLEKNHPRSTTLIALGGGVIGDLTGFAAACYQRGVRFIQAPTSLLSQIDSSVGGKTAVNHPLGKNMIGAFYQPISVIIDLDSLKTLPARQFSSGLAEIIKYGIILDYDFFCWLEKNISKLFEFDEKTISYCIRRCCELKAEIIAIDEKEINGKRALLNLGHTFGHAIETELGYGCWLHGEAVAAGIVMAAKTAELIGQFDNNDTQRILNLLRQANLPTKGPAKMAAEAYLPHMMRDKKVVNNQLNLVLPKSIGNAELYSNISHEIVLKAIKQCLYAD; encoded by the coding sequence ATGGAAAAATTGACAGTTACACTTGGTGAACGGAGTTACCCTATTAGCATCGCCTTTGGTTTACTTAACTCACCTGACGCATTTTTGCCGCTTAAAAGTGGCGATTACGCGATGATTGTAACGAACAAAACGCTACATTCCCTTTATTCTACAAGAGTAAAAACTACTCTTACAAAAATGGGCGTCAAAGTTGATGAGATCATTCTACCTGATGGAGAACAGTACAAAACATTAGCTATTCTTGATACCGTCTTCACTGCTTTATTGGAAAAAAATCATCCTCGAAGCACCACTCTTATTGCCCTTGGGGGCGGAGTTATTGGTGACTTGACAGGATTTGCTGCCGCCTGCTACCAAAGAGGCGTTCGTTTTATCCAAGCACCAACCTCACTTCTATCTCAAATTGACTCATCTGTTGGAGGAAAAACAGCTGTCAATCATCCGTTAGGTAAAAATATGATTGGTGCTTTCTATCAACCTATATCGGTTATTATTGATTTAGATAGTCTAAAAACATTACCAGCACGTCAGTTCTCTTCAGGCTTAGCAGAAATTATTAAATATGGAATTATTCTAGATTATGATTTTTTTTGTTGGTTAGAAAAAAACATTAGTAAACTATTTGAGTTTGACGAAAAAACAATAAGTTATTGCATCCGGCGTTGCTGTGAACTAAAAGCAGAAATCATCGCCATAGATGAAAAAGAAATTAATGGAAAACGTGCATTATTGAACTTAGGACATACCTTTGGTCATGCTATTGAAACTGAATTAGGCTATGGTTGCTGGCTACATGGCGAGGCAGTTGCTGCAGGTATCGTGATGGCTGCAAAAACTGCAGAGTTAATCGGCCAATTTGATAATAATGATACTCAACGCATTTTAAACTTACTGAGGCAAGCAAATCTTCCCACTAAAGGACCAGCAAAAATGGCTGCTGAAGCTTATTTACCTCACATGATGAGAGATAAAAAAGTAGTTAATAATCAACTTAATCTGGTGCTACCTAAATCTATTGGTAATGCAGAATTATACTCTAATATAAGCCATGAGATTGTTTTAAAAGCAATTAAGCAATGCCTATATGCAGATTAA
- a CDS encoding SPOR domain-containing protein, which yields MDEFKPERDPQDQSNFRPDTSDRPVLRSRQQGSKHHLASRQHVMIGIAVLVLLLLIIAISSALKAPTNHEKEHNSVTNNERNIDISKSTTLSNESSISQEQNQPQNVTMPSISDTPTEGTLPPANQGQGKRIEIPGDVVDALRQGQTLPTTKQQLVENSTSTILPSTTPPKIVEPVKTNPETKTKPIVRTHTNHSGDLLSAPASNYTLQLSSASRSDSLEAFAKKNRLTNYKIYKTVRNGQPWYVLIHGNYHSVSEAKNAISTLPTSVQEKKPWVRKFQQVKQDQK from the coding sequence ATGGACGAGTTTAAACCAGAAAGAGATCCTCAAGATCAAAGTAACTTCCGGCCAGATACTTCAGATAGGCCTGTATTACGTTCACGTCAACAAGGATCTAAACATCATCTAGCTTCTCGGCAACATGTCATGATAGGTATCGCTGTTTTGGTTCTATTATTACTCATTATCGCGATTAGCTCAGCACTTAAAGCACCAACTAATCATGAGAAAGAACATAACTCTGTAACAAATAATGAACGTAACATTGATATTTCTAAATCAACAACTCTGTCAAATGAGTCTTCTATATCTCAAGAACAAAACCAACCACAAAACGTAACTATGCCTTCAATTAGTGATACCCCAACTGAAGGAACGTTGCCTCCAGCTAACCAAGGGCAAGGTAAACGTATTGAAATTCCTGGTGACGTTGTTGATGCTTTACGGCAGGGCCAAACATTGCCGACTACAAAGCAACAATTGGTTGAAAATTCAACATCAACAATACTTCCTTCGACTACACCACCTAAAATCGTTGAACCAGTTAAAACTAATCCTGAAACAAAAACAAAACCTATAGTTCGAACACATACAAACCATAGTGGTGATTTATTATCAGCCCCAGCAAGTAATTACACCCTACAATTAAGTAGTGCTAGCCGTTCAGACTCCCTAGAAGCATTTGCTAAAAAAAATCGCTTAACTAATTATAAAATCTATAAGACCGTACGTAATGGACAACCGTGGTATGTTCTTATCCATGGTAATTACCACTCAGTCAGTGAAGCAAAAAACGCAATTTCAACTTTGCCCACTTCTGTGCAGGAAAAAAAACCCTGGGTTAGAAAATTTCAGCAAGTTAAGCAAGATCAAAAATAA
- a CDS encoding phosphoglycolate phosphatase, whose protein sequence is MTLKKLTDIQAIAFDLDGTLVDSVGGLADALDHALINQQLPAAGKELVSTWVGNGVDIMIERALTWANIKITPKIKNNIHQLFDKIYATTVITGSQLFPGVKETLAELAKQPFPMAIVTNKPTPFIAPLLKKLAINSYFSLILGGNDVKEKKPHPAPLYLTMGKFGLHKNQLLFVGDSHNDILAAKAAGCPCAGLTYGYNYGESIALSKPDYVLDNFADLLPALGLPPLKILES, encoded by the coding sequence ATGACATTAAAAAAATTAACCGATATTCAAGCTATCGCATTTGATTTGGATGGTACATTAGTCGACAGTGTTGGCGGATTAGCTGATGCCTTAGATCATGCTTTAATTAATCAGCAATTACCTGCTGCCGGTAAAGAACTTGTTTCCACTTGGGTTGGTAATGGTGTCGATATTATGATAGAACGCGCATTAACTTGGGCAAATATTAAAATTACACCAAAAATAAAAAATAATATTCATCAACTATTTGATAAAATTTATGCAACAACAGTCATAACAGGTAGTCAGCTTTTTCCTGGAGTAAAAGAAACATTAGCAGAATTAGCCAAACAACCTTTTCCAATGGCAATCGTCACCAATAAACCAACACCATTTATTGCCCCTTTATTAAAAAAATTAGCAATTAATTCTTATTTTTCTTTAATATTAGGGGGAAATGACGTAAAAGAGAAAAAACCCCATCCGGCTCCACTATATCTTACAATGGGAAAATTTGGCCTACATAAAAATCAATTATTATTTGTCGGCGATTCTCATAACGATATCTTAGCTGCTAAAGCGGCTGGCTGTCCTTGTGCGGGTTTAACTTATGGATATAACTATGGTGAATCTATCGCATTAAGTAAACCAGATTATGTATTAGATAATTTTGCCGATCTACTTCCTGCGTTAGGACTACCACCTTTGAAAATTCTGGAATCGTAA
- the sodA gene encoding superoxide dismutase [Mn], producing the protein MSYTLPSLPYEYGALEPHFDERTMRIHHTKHHQTYVNNTNDALKDFPELAKLDIYDLIQNLDKVPSDKRTFLRNNAGGHANHSMFWIGLKIGTELKGELKSAIERDFDSVENFKEIFEKAAATRFGSGWAWLVLKSDGKLAVVSTANQDNPLMGESISGVSGYPILGLDVWEHAYYLKYENRRPEYIKAFWSVVNWDEAAKRFAQKVK; encoded by the coding sequence ATGAGCTATACATTACCTTCCCTACCTTATGAATATGGGGCACTAGAGCCACATTTTGATGAAAGGACAATGAGGATCCATCATACCAAACATCACCAAACATATGTCAACAATACCAATGATGCTTTAAAAGATTTTCCTGAGCTTGCCAAACTTGATATATATGATTTAATTCAAAATTTAGATAAAGTGCCATCTGATAAGCGTACCTTTTTACGCAATAATGCAGGCGGGCATGCCAATCATAGTATGTTTTGGATTGGATTAAAAATTGGTACTGAACTAAAAGGTGAGCTGAAATCGGCAATTGAACGTGATTTTGATAGTGTAGAAAATTTTAAAGAAATCTTTGAAAAAGCGGCTGCAACTCGTTTCGGTTCTGGTTGGGCGTGGTTAGTCTTGAAATCGGATGGAAAACTGGCGGTTGTTTCGACAGCTAATCAAGATAATCCGTTAATGGGTGAGTCTATTTCCGGTGTTTCTGGTTATCCTATTTTAGGGCTTGATGTTTGGGAACATGCTTATTACCTTAAATATGAAAATCGTCGTCCTGAATATATTAAAGCTTTTTGGTCGGTTGTTAACTGGGATGAAGCTGCGAAACGTTTTGCGCAAAAAGTAAAATAA
- the aroK gene encoding shikimate kinase AroK: MAEKRNIFLVGPMGAGKSTIGRQLAQQLSMEFFDSDQEIERRTGADVSWVFDLEGEEGFREREEKIINELTEKQGIVLATGGGSVKSKETRNRLSARGVVVYLETTIEKQMARTQRDKKRPLLQVDQPAREVLEKLAHERNPLYEEIADITIHTDDQSAKVVANQIIGLLENT; the protein is encoded by the coding sequence ATGGCAGAGAAACGTAATATCTTTCTGGTTGGGCCTATGGGCGCCGGAAAAAGTACTATTGGTCGCCAGCTAGCGCAGCAACTTAGTATGGAGTTTTTTGATTCCGATCAAGAAATTGAACGACGTACTGGTGCTGATGTGAGTTGGGTATTTGATTTGGAAGGCGAAGAAGGTTTTCGGGAACGTGAAGAAAAAATCATCAATGAGCTTACAGAAAAACAAGGAATTGTCCTAGCAACAGGGGGAGGATCGGTAAAATCAAAAGAAACACGTAACCGTTTGTCTGCTCGCGGGGTGGTCGTTTATCTTGAAACAACGATTGAAAAACAAATGGCACGAACACAACGCGATAAAAAAAGACCTTTATTGCAAGTAGATCAGCCTGCTCGTGAAGTTTTAGAAAAACTCGCTCATGAACGTAATCCACTTTATGAAGAAATCGCAGACATTACTATTCATACCGACGATCAAAGTGCAAAAGTGGTTGCTAACCAAATCATTGGATTATTAGAAAATACTTGA